The following DNA comes from Chryseobacterium gallinarum.
TTCCTGCATTCCCGATTTTGAAACATACCGTAGAAAAGGGACAAATACATATCTGCCTAAAAGAATCAATAATGCAACCCCGAAAATTACAGTTCCTGCCTGAAGCCATTCCGGAAGTTTCTGGATGAGGATCTGAATTTCATTATCATGATGCTTAGCTTTATAATTGGCAATAATCGGTAAAATTGCTAAAATAGGGATTACGGAAATATCCTGAAATAACAGGGTAGAGAAGGAGGCTTCTCCTGCTATTGTTTTAAGGTTGTTCTTTTCTTGTAAAGTTTGCAGAACAATTGCTGTAGAAGATAACGCAAAACACATAGCCACAGCAATGGCTTTATCTATCCTCCATCCTACACTGATGAAAACAAGAAATAATAAAGAGATGGTAAGAAGCATCTGCGTGAGCCCTAACCCCATTATTTTTTTACGCATGTCCCAGAACTTTTTGGGTTCCAGCTCAAGTCCTACCAGGAATAAAAGCATAATCACACCAAACTCGCTGGCATGCATAATGTCATTTACGTTATTTCCTGTGAGTTTTAATACATAAGGACCAATAATAATTCCTCCTAAAATATAACCAATCACAGAGCTCAATCCTAATTTTCTGGCCAGTGGAACCATAATAATGGCTACTCCTAAGAAAATTAATGTGTTCATTGCTAAGCTGGACTCCATAGGTTTATTGATTGAGTAGTTCTGAGAACTCTTTTTTATGTAAAATAATTTCTTTTTTAGAAAGTTTATTGGCTTCGTAAACGATTTTGATGTGTTTGATGTTGGCTTTGAAAACTTTTAAAGACACAATTAATCCACTGATCAGTTCATCAATCGTATATTGATACGTTCCTGTTTTAGTAAAAGACCTTTCTTTTCCTCCGGTAGTTATCAGAATATAGACTTCCTTATTTTCGAGCGGGTTATCTTTTCCGGGTTGTAGCCAATCGCGGTCAAAGACCTCATCAATCCATAGTCTGAGTAACGGAGGCATCCCGAACCAGATTAAAGGAAACTGAAAAATAAAACGGTCATAATGGGCAAGCCGTTTCCGTTCCCTGAAAGCGGCAATATGGAAATCAGGATATTCTTCATAAAGATCTCGCAGGGTATAATGCTGATGCCGAACATAAAAGTTGATGAGCTCTACATTCGAATTGGAGTGCTCCAGATAGGGATGGGCAAATACTACTAGCGTCTTCTTCATAATCCTGTTTTCAGTAAATATAGTAAAAAAATATTGTATAAAAGTAGGGTTTTGTGTTGATTTATTAATTTTTTAATATGTAAAAATCGATTTTGGGTAAAAATCAATCAAAGAAAGGGTTTTATTTTAGTTTTTAAATAAAAAATCAGGCCGTAAAGACCTGATCCGTTTATGTATTGTTATAATTTTATTGTGATTACCATCCACCGGACGCACCACCTCCGCCAAAGCTTCCGCCTCCGCCAAATCCGCCGAAACCGCCTCCGGAACTACCTCCGCCGAATCCTCCGCCTCCGAAGCTGCCGGGAAACGGGAAGAAACCTCCGGGATAATTTCTGCGTCCTCTTCGGGAGATAATTACATCATCATCGTCATCATAATTTCCACCACCGCGTCCTCCTCCTTTATTACCGAAGAGAATAGCAATGATAATAAAGATTATAAATGCAATCACCAGTACTTTTAAGGCACTTCCATCCCCTGAAGGGGTTGTAGTTGCCACCGGTTTGAATTTTCCCTGGACGGCTTCCATAATGGCTGAGGTTCCGCCATTGATCCCATCATACCATTGTCCTTTTTTGAAATGAGGGGTAACAATATAATCCAGGATTTGTCCTGCAACGGATGCTGTCAGATATTGTTCTACAGCTCTTCCCTGCTGGATAGACATAGTCCTGTCTTCTGTAGCGATCAGGAAAACAACTCCATTATCCACTCCTTTCTTACCGATTTTCCATTTTTGCCCAAACATAGTGGCTAGGAAATTGACATCTTCTCCTTTAGTAGAAGGGATGATCACTACCTCAATTTCCGTTGAGGTGGAATCTGCAAATTTGATCAGTTTATTATTCAGTGCATCTTTTTCCTGCTGGGAAAGAAGACCGGCCTGATCATAAACGGGATATAAAACCGCAGGTTTTTCAGGAATGGTATACTGTGCAGATACAAGACTGTAAAAGCACACTAATAAAAATGAAAATACTATTTTAAGAGAACGTAATTTCATTCGGGAGCTGGTTTGGATTTTCTCCTTCTACAGGAAAATGTTTTTTAAGTTCAAGTCCTGTTTCCAGGATAGCGCTTTTCAAAGCCTGGTAATAATTTCCTTTGGCAAATTCTGACGTAATGTAATCATGCAGATGATCCCAAAAGGTTTGATGTACTTTCTCATGAATACCGACATCGCCAATGATGGTGAGATACTTTTGTTCAAAGTTGACATGAAAAAGAACGGCATTCCTGTCTGTGGTTTTATCCATACGTAGTTCTTTGAAAATTTCGAATGCCGTCTTGGCATAATGATCCTGCGTATTGGAATCAATATGTACCCGGATCTCTCCGGTAGAATGGTTTTCTGCCGATTGTATAGCCTCCACAAGGGATGCAATCTGCTGATTTGTAAGGAAATTACCCATTGTTTATTTGAATACTTCAGGTGCTTTTTGAGCTCCTGCCTCGGCTTTGAAATAAGGTTTTTCTTTAAAGTTGGTAAAGTTCGCCAGAATGTTATTCGGGAACGTTTTGATAGAGGTATTATAATCCTGGGCAGCTTCGTTATAATAAACAGTTTCTGCTCTGATACTGTTTTCAATAGCTGTATACTCTCTCTGGAAGTTAATATACTGCTGATCTGCCTTTAAATTCGGATAAGATTCCACTACGGCCATTAAACGGCTTAATGCACCGGATAATTCTCCTTGTGCTGCCTGGAATTTAGCGATATCAGCATCCGTCATATTGGTAGGATCGATATTGATTGAAGTTGCTTTAGAACGTGCTTCAACAACTTGTGTTAACGTTTCCTGCTCAAATTTTGAATACGATTTTACGGTTCTTTCCAGGTTAGGGATAAGATTTGCTCTTTTCTGGTACACAGTCTCAACATTGGACCATTTTGTGTTGACCGTCTGTTCTTTGGTTACAAAGTTGTTATATCCGCTTTTTCCCCAGAAGAATAAAACAGCAACAATAATAAGGAGGGCTATACCAATAGTTCCGGCGCCCAGACATCCTTTATTTTTCATAGTTTATTTTTTTAAATTTTTTGTGCTAATCAAATATACAAATTATGTGCTAATTTTGTAGAAAATTATATTTGAATGACGACAATAGTGGTAGCAATGGGAGAAAAGAATGAGATTGGTTTTGAAAACCAGTTGCTCTGGCATCTTCCCAAGGATTTAAAACATTTTAAAGATATTACTTCAGGACATCCGGTAATCATGGGAAGAAAAACATATGAAAGTATTGGCAGACCTCTTCCTAATCGTACCAATATTGTTGTTTCAAGAAAGAAAGATTGGTTTGAAGAAGGAATTCTCATTGTAGGAAGCCTTAAAGAAGCTATAAAATTTGCCAAAAAGATTGATGAAGAAGTATTTATTATCGGAGGAGGAAATATCTATGAGCAAACCATGGATGTCGCAGATAAGCTCGAAGTTACGCGGGTAAAAGCCGATCTTGAAGCAGACACCTTTTTCCCCGGAATAGATGAGAAAATCTGGAAGAAAACAAATGAAACCTGCCATGAAAAGGATGAAAAAAACGGATATGATTTCTGCTTCCAGACGTTTGAAAGAATAAAGATGGAAGTTTAGGCAGCCATAACCAATTTTGCTTCGCCAGGTAAATTGTGAATTTTCTTACAGGATATAAAATTAACAAATGCAGAGAATTGACCATTCACCAGTGACGTTTTGAACTTTAACCCTTAAATTTATTATCTTTGCAGTTCTAAAATTTAATAATGAATAAGAACATTAAAATTGCAGTAGCAGCACTTCTTATCCTTCTGGGGCTTTATATGATGATTTTCACAAGAAATCTTGGATGGGGAATTGTTGTTTTTCTTCTTGCCGCATTTCCAATCTTACTTTACTTTAAAAATGAGTATATTCTTTTGGCATTCTGGCAACTGAGAAAACAGAATATGGAAAAAGCTGCAGAATGGTTAACAAAAATTACCGACTATAAAGGGCAGCTTCATAAAACTCAATACGGATATTTCCACTATTTATTAGGATTAACTCAAGCTCAGGACCACCCGACAAAAGTGGAACCTTTAATGAAAAAAGCTTTGGAGTACGGTTTGAACATGAAGCATGACAGGGCTATGGCTACTTTAAACCTTGCTGCAGCAGCTATTTCTAAAGGGAGAAAGCAGGAAGGGCAGAAGCTGTTGGAAGAAGCCAAGAGATTAGACAGTGCAGGAATGATGACCGATCAGATCAAAATGATGAAGGACCAGCTGAAGATGCCTACCATGCAGAAGCATATGCATAATCCGAATATGAGACAACGGGGAAAATATTATTAAAAATAAATTTCACAAAATAAAAGCACTTGGTTACAGGTGCTTTTTTTATGACGTCTTGCTAATTATTAATTACATTTCAGCATTCTGGTCATAGCCGTAAAATTTCGGCATCTGCCAATGATATTTTACTGCAAAAGTCCTGATAGCAACAATCAGTAAAATGGTAAAGATCTGTATAAAAGTAAAAGATAGTGGAGTGTACTTTGTCATTAACAGGAACGCCGCACCACCTACAATACATGCTGTGGCATAAATTTCTTTTCTGAAAATCAACGGGATCCTGTTGAGCAGGATATCACGGATAATTCCCCCGAAACATCCGGTAATGGTTCCCAGTGCTATACATATTAAAGGATGAATTCCAACATTTAATCCTTTTTGGATACCAATAATGGTAAAGAGCCCAAGCCCAAAGCTGTCGAAAATAAATAAGGTGACCTTAAAATTCTTTTCCAGGGATTTAAATACCATAGAAAATATACTTGTCGCAAGAATCAGCCCGCACATAAGCAGGTCATGCATCCAGAAGACAGGAAGGTCAAGCAGTAAATCTCTTACAGTTCCCCCTCCTACAGAAGTCACAAAGGCAATAATAAGTACCCCGAACGGATCAAGGCGCTTCTGCATAGCGGCAAAACTTCCGGACATAGAGAAGGCAATGGTTCCAAGGACTTCTATAGCAAAATTGAACTGTTCGTGCATATATTATAAATAATAATTGATAAATGATAATTGATGAGTGATTTTCTGCTTAAGCAAATTCTTGGCCATTTTTCAATTATCATTTATCGCTTATCAATTATATCTTATTTACCTTTCGACTCTTACCGAATCCGGAACCAAGAGTTCATACTCTCCTCCGTGATTGATAATCTCTCTCACAATGCTGCTGCTGATGAAAGATTTTCCGGAAGAGGTAAGCAGGAAAACGGTTTCCAATTTTTTATGGGCAAGGGTCCTGTTGGTGTGAGCGATGGCTTTTTCAAATTCAAAGTCAGCGGGATTTCTCAATCCTCTGATGATGTATTGGGCATTTTTTTCAAAGCAATAATCAACGGTAAGTCCCTCAAAATAATCTACTTCTACATTGGGAAATTCTGCTACAGAGTTTTGAATAAATTCCATTCTTTTTTCTAATGGAAACATATATTTCTTCTGGGAATTCTGTCCGATGGCAATAATCAGTTTATCAAATAGCGGTGCCGCTCTTTCTATGATATCGTAATGTCCTAATGTAATCGGATCAAATGACCCTGGGAAAACAGCAATTTTCATGTTGTATTATGATTTTGGTTATGAATCAAGAGTTCTGGTCGTGGGCTATATTCATCCCTGATTCATAACTTCTATTTTTTATTTATTAAGAGCTTTTTCAACTTCATTTCCACAAAGGTCTGTTATGGAAATTCCATAATGTTTTGCCTGTTGGGGCAGGATACTGGCAGGAGAGAATCCTGGATTGGTATTCATTTCAAGCATGTAAGGAATTCCGTCCATAAGGATATACTCGCTTCGTGAAAAACCGCTCATCCCTAAGGAATCATAGGCTCTTTTTGCAATTTCCTCAACTCTTATCCTGGTTTCATCATCAATTCTTGCAGGAGTAATTTCTTCTGAAGCGCCTTCATATTTTGCTTCATAATCGAAGAATTCATTTTTAGGAACAATCTCAGTAATTCCCAGCACAATGGTTTCTCCTTTAAAATCAATAACTCCTACGGAGACTTCCATTCCATTTAAGAAGCTTTCAATAAGGATTTCATCGTCTTCTTTAAATGCAACCTCTGTAGCAGCAATTAATCCGGACTTTTCTTTTACTTTTGAAATTCCCAGTGAAGATCCGGATTGGTTGGGTTTTACAAAAAGAGGAAGTCCCAGTTCTTCTGTAATTTTATCTGCATTGATTTCTTCGCCTTTTCTTAAATAGATACTTTTGGCAGAAGGAATTCCATACTTCGATAGTACGGCAAGTGTATCTTTTTTATTGAAAGTAAGGGCACTCTGGTAAAAATCGCATCCGGTATACTTTTGTCCTATAGCATCCCAATAGGCCTGAAGGATTCCATTTTCGCCAGGTGTTCCGTGAATAATGTTGAAGCAAACATCAAACTTTAATTTCTCCCCATTGTCTAAAGCGGCAGAAAAATCACCTCTGTTGATTTCATGCTTATTATCATTTTCATCTAAAAAATACCATTCATCTTTAAGGATAACTACTTTATATACGTCATAAAGGCTCCTGTCTAAAGAATCATAAATCAACTGCCCGCTTTTTAAAGAAACAACATATTCATCAGAATAGCCTCCCATTACTACGGCAACACTTTTTTTGTTCATAACCATATAGTATCAATTAAGGCAAATTTAATCATTTTATGTATTGTAATATGGGAAATCCGCAAATTTTAAAATCAAAAATGAAATGTGTTAAATAAAAAGCGCATTCTAAAATTATTAGCTATATTTGCCGTTGTAATTAAAGTATTTTTAAGTATGCTTAAATCACTTTTCAATTGGAAAGTTTTACTGAATTTAGTAATAGCCATCGGCATTTTCGTAGGTCTTGTATGGCTTACGTTTCGCTGGTTGGAATATCATACTAACCACGGTCAGGAAATTCCTGTTCCCAATGTTGTCAATAAATCCGTTCATGACGCTGTTAAAATATTAGATGACACAGGTCTTGAATATGAAGTAGATAGTGCAAATTATGATCCTAAATACAGACCGTTCCAGGTATTGCAGGTATATCCTGCACCGGGTTCTCATGTAAAAGACGGAAGAACAGTGCGTCTTAGGGTTAATCCTAGAACATGGGCACCGATTGTAGTTCCGGATGTTATCAATAAATATTCAGGATTGGCATTCCAGAGACTGGATCAGGTGGGGCTTAAAATCGGGGATACAATTTATGAACCAAGTATTCAGAAAGATGCCCTTTTAAGGATATTATATAAAGGAAATGCCGTTAATCCGGGAACCCGCTTACCTAGGTTCTCAATGATTGATGTCGTAGTAGGATCCGGACCTATGAGAAATATTTCGATTCCTAATGTAGTAGGACTTTCTGTAAAAGAAGCAAGAGCTGTAATTACAAAGAGTATGTTCGAAGTAGGATTGGTTGAATATGAAGATGGCGGTAAGGACGAATCTGATATTATTTATTATCAGGATCCGGCTGCAGGAGATGTTCGTGACCAGGGAATGCAGATTGACCTTTGGGCCAGCAAAAGAACCCCGGCAGAGCTTAGGGCTAAGGTAGAACAATTGAATTCTATTTATCGTATGAAGGTAGATACCTCCTTGCCACCGGTGCATTATGAAGAAGTGCGTACCGAGCCAAGTTATGAACCGCCGGTTATCCCTGCTCCTGTACCCAAAAAAGAAACTCCTCAACCGGCTGCTGTGAAAACAGAAACACCTAAAGCCCCGGCCGTCACTTCGAAGCCGGTAAGCTCAGGAGTAGAAAAACCAAAAGCTTCTACAGGCAGTAATCCTGCTTCAGGAAATGCCCATAAACCGGCCTCTGCTACTACGAAAGAAGCGGCTGAGAAGCCAAAGGCTAAAAAGGTAGTCGTGGAATAATACTAAAAAGTATATTAAAATACAGGCTTCAACTGAAATATGTTGAAGCCTTTTGTGTAAAAAAATAAAGTAATGTCAGAAGATAACGAAGATTTTTTAGATGAAGAATTATTAGATTCCAACAGTATTGAAAATATCGATATTGATGAGGAAAATAAAGGCTTGTATGAGCATCTTAATATAACGGTGGATGCCAAGCAGGAACCCTTAAGAATCGACAAGTTTCTGCTCATATACAGGCAAAATTCTTCAAGGAACAAAATTTCACAAACCTGCAGGGCCGGAAACGTTATTGTAAACGGAAGTCCTGTAAAGCAGAACTACAGGGTAAAACCGGGAGATCAGATTTCAGTATTGCTGACACATCCGCCAAGGGAAAATGTGATTATTCCACAGGATATCCCTCTGAACATTGTGTATGAGGATGATGATCTGGTGGTTGTGGATAAGGAAGCAGGAATGGTAGTGCATCCGGGATTTGGAAACTGGGACGGAACCCTGGTGAACGCATTGGCTTATCATTTTGAAAAGAATGGAGAAAAATCCGATCTTGACAGGGTAGGTCTTGTTCACAGGATTGATAAAGATACTTCAGGGTTATTGGTGATTGCTAAAAATGAGTATGCGCTAAGCTTTTTGGCAAAACAATTTTTCAACAGAACAACCAGGAGATTGTACTGGGCTTTTGTGTGGGGAAATCTACAGGAAGATGAAGGCACAATCAAAGGGCATATCGGAAGACATCCTAAAAACAGGATGCAGATGTCTGTATACGAAGATGGAAGTCAGGGAAAGCATGCCGTAACACATTATAAGGTTCTGGAAAGATTCAGGTATATGACCTGGGTGGAATGTAAACTGGAGACCGGAAGAACGCATCAGATCAGGGCTCATTTTAAACATATAGGGCATACCCTGTTCAATGACGAAAGATATGAGGGGCACACTCCTTTAAGAGGGGTAAATCTTCCTAAATATAAGCAGTTCATCAAAAATGTTTTTGAAATTTTACCCAGACATGCTCTTCATGCCCATACCCTGGGTTTTGTGCATCCAACAACAAAAAAGGAATTATATTTTGAAAGCCCAATGCCCAAAGATATGGCGGATGCTGTAAAAAAATGGAGAAATTATTTGGAAAACTAAAAATATATTGAGAATTTTTTTATATTTGTTGAATTGAAATCAAGATTTGTTATGAGAAAACTATATGCTATCGTATGTTTAGCTCTTTTGTCAAATGCATACAAAGCACAAGAATCACTACCATACTATCAGCAATATCTTTTGGATGGTGATTTCCTGTTCAACCCAGCTCAATACGGAAAAACAGACTACGTACAGCTCAACGCCAATTATCAGCAACAATTTTCAAAATTCAGCAATTCTCCGAATGTACAGTCAATCGGGATGCATGCTAATATCTTTGATAGAGTAGGTGCCGGTATTTCTGTGTTCAGAGACTCTAATGGTCCTATTTCTGCAGGAGGGATTACAGCGGGTGCTTCATATTTTATTCCATTAAGTAGTGAAGGAGACAGAAAAGACCAATTCTCTTTCGGTACTAGTGTTAATTTTTATAACATGAATTTTGATTATTCAAAAATCAATACTGAAGAAGGTGGAGATCCTTTATTAAGAGGTGAAGAAAGCAGTATCTTTATGGTGTATGCCAACTTTGGTTTGGCAGCTACCTATAAAAATCTCTTCGGAGGTGTTTCCGTGAACGATATTGCCTTGAGTAATGATGCCGCTATTGTGAACAACAGGGAACCTTCTCCTATTAAATT
Coding sequences within:
- a CDS encoding NAD(P)H-dependent oxidoreductase, with the protein product MKKTLVVFAHPYLEHSNSNVELINFYVRHQHYTLRDLYEEYPDFHIAAFRERKRLAHYDRFIFQFPLIWFGMPPLLRLWIDEVFDRDWLQPGKDNPLENKEVYILITTGGKERSFTKTGTYQYTIDELISGLIVSLKVFKANIKHIKIVYEANKLSKKEIILHKKEFSELLNQ
- a CDS encoding TPM domain-containing protein produces the protein MKLRSLKIVFSFLLVCFYSLVSAQYTIPEKPAVLYPVYDQAGLLSQQEKDALNNKLIKFADSTSTEIEVVIIPSTKGEDVNFLATMFGQKWKIGKKGVDNGVVFLIATEDRTMSIQQGRAVEQYLTASVAGQILDYIVTPHFKKGQWYDGINGGTSAIMEAVQGKFKPVATTTPSGDGSALKVLVIAFIIFIIIAILFGNKGGGRGGGNYDDDDDVIISRRGRRNYPGGFFPFPGSFGGGGFGGGSSGGGFGGFGGGGSFGGGGASGGW
- a CDS encoding TPM domain-containing protein, which gives rise to MGNFLTNQQIASLVEAIQSAENHSTGEIRVHIDSNTQDHYAKTAFEIFKELRMDKTTDRNAVLFHVNFEQKYLTIIGDVGIHEKVHQTFWDHLHDYITSEFAKGNYYQALKSAILETGLELKKHFPVEGENPNQLPNEITFS
- a CDS encoding LemA family protein; the protein is MKNKGCLGAGTIGIALLIIVAVLFFWGKSGYNNFVTKEQTVNTKWSNVETVYQKRANLIPNLERTVKSYSKFEQETLTQVVEARSKATSINIDPTNMTDADIAKFQAAQGELSGALSRLMAVVESYPNLKADQQYINFQREYTAIENSIRAETVYYNEAAQDYNTSIKTFPNNILANFTNFKEKPYFKAEAGAQKAPEVFK
- a CDS encoding dihydrofolate reductase, yielding MTTIVVAMGEKNEIGFENQLLWHLPKDLKHFKDITSGHPVIMGRKTYESIGRPLPNRTNIVVSRKKDWFEEGILIVGSLKEAIKFAKKIDEEVFIIGGGNIYEQTMDVADKLEVTRVKADLEADTFFPGIDEKIWKKTNETCHEKDEKNGYDFCFQTFERIKMEV
- a CDS encoding trimeric intracellular cation channel family protein, giving the protein MHEQFNFAIEVLGTIAFSMSGSFAAMQKRLDPFGVLIIAFVTSVGGGTVRDLLLDLPVFWMHDLLMCGLILATSIFSMVFKSLEKNFKVTLFIFDSFGLGLFTIIGIQKGLNVGIHPLICIALGTITGCFGGIIRDILLNRIPLIFRKEIYATACIVGGAAFLLMTKYTPLSFTFIQIFTILLIVAIRTFAVKYHWQMPKFYGYDQNAEM
- the coaD gene encoding pantetheine-phosphate adenylyltransferase — protein: MKIAVFPGSFDPITLGHYDIIERAAPLFDKLIIAIGQNSQKKYMFPLEKRMEFIQNSVAEFPNVEVDYFEGLTVDYCFEKNAQYIIRGLRNPADFEFEKAIAHTNRTLAHKKLETVFLLTSSGKSFISSSIVREIINHGGEYELLVPDSVRVER
- a CDS encoding D-alanine--D-alanine ligase, yielding MNKKSVAVVMGGYSDEYVVSLKSGQLIYDSLDRSLYDVYKVVILKDEWYFLDENDNKHEINRGDFSAALDNGEKLKFDVCFNIIHGTPGENGILQAYWDAIGQKYTGCDFYQSALTFNKKDTLAVLSKYGIPSAKSIYLRKGEEINADKITEELGLPLFVKPNQSGSSLGISKVKEKSGLIAATEVAFKEDDEILIESFLNGMEVSVGVIDFKGETIVLGITEIVPKNEFFDYEAKYEGASEEITPARIDDETRIRVEEIAKRAYDSLGMSGFSRSEYILMDGIPYMLEMNTNPGFSPASILPQQAKHYGISITDLCGNEVEKALNK
- a CDS encoding PASTA domain-containing protein; this translates as MLKSLFNWKVLLNLVIAIGIFVGLVWLTFRWLEYHTNHGQEIPVPNVVNKSVHDAVKILDDTGLEYEVDSANYDPKYRPFQVLQVYPAPGSHVKDGRTVRLRVNPRTWAPIVVPDVINKYSGLAFQRLDQVGLKIGDTIYEPSIQKDALLRILYKGNAVNPGTRLPRFSMIDVVVGSGPMRNISIPNVVGLSVKEARAVITKSMFEVGLVEYEDGGKDESDIIYYQDPAAGDVRDQGMQIDLWASKRTPAELRAKVEQLNSIYRMKVDTSLPPVHYEEVRTEPSYEPPVIPAPVPKKETPQPAAVKTETPKAPAVTSKPVSSGVEKPKASTGSNPASGNAHKPASATTKEAAEKPKAKKVVVE
- a CDS encoding RluA family pseudouridine synthase, encoding MSEDNEDFLDEELLDSNSIENIDIDEENKGLYEHLNITVDAKQEPLRIDKFLLIYRQNSSRNKISQTCRAGNVIVNGSPVKQNYRVKPGDQISVLLTHPPRENVIIPQDIPLNIVYEDDDLVVVDKEAGMVVHPGFGNWDGTLVNALAYHFEKNGEKSDLDRVGLVHRIDKDTSGLLVIAKNEYALSFLAKQFFNRTTRRLYWAFVWGNLQEDEGTIKGHIGRHPKNRMQMSVYEDGSQGKHAVTHYKVLERFRYMTWVECKLETGRTHQIRAHFKHIGHTLFNDERYEGHTPLRGVNLPKYKQFIKNVFEILPRHALHAHTLGFVHPTTKKELYFESPMPKDMADAVKKWRNYLEN
- a CDS encoding PorP/SprF family type IX secretion system membrane protein, yielding MRKLYAIVCLALLSNAYKAQESLPYYQQYLLDGDFLFNPAQYGKTDYVQLNANYQQQFSKFSNSPNVQSIGMHANIFDRVGAGISVFRDSNGPISAGGITAGASYFIPLSSEGDRKDQFSFGTSVNFYNMNFDYSKINTEEGGDPLLRGEESSIFMVYANFGLAATYKNLFGGVSVNDIALSNDAAIVNNREPSPIKFFLNLGYNWNIADNITLTPSALINLNTNSSRMMDWNLMATFSNDINAFSFGVSYRTEQNRFDSQQLQIAPIVKVRFNKFMVGATYNLGLSDIQKYGGNSFMLSLGYNFDNFINARGFRY